A genomic region of Stenotrophomonas sp. NA06056 contains the following coding sequences:
- a CDS encoding M20 family metallopeptidase, which produces MRRSLLLSALLLALPALAHAEDAQRPEVTAAAQRLQAKVVEWRRDFHQHPELSNREERTSAEVAKRLRAMGLKPKTGIAHHGVVAIIEGGKPGPKIALRADMDALPVTEQTGLPFASKATAQYRGQTVGVMHACGHDAHTATLLGVAEALVAMKKDLPGQVMLIFQPSEEGAPPPEEGGAALMLKEGLFADFKPEAVFGLHVFSSVQAGQIAVRGGPLMAASDRFGIKVIGRQTHGSAPWNGVDPIVATADLIGTAQTIVSRRANLSKQPAVLTFGAINGGIRYNIIPDEVEMVGTIRTFDEGMRQQIFADLRNVAEHTAAAHGAKAVTDIYESEGNPATVNDPALTAKMLPSLQAVVGKDNVYEPPLQMGAEDFSLYAKEVPGMFFFVGSTSVGIDPATAPANHSPKFLLDEKALDVGFRALLQVSLDYLHGAGTPAG; this is translated from the coding sequence ATGCGCCGTTCGTTGCTGCTGTCCGCCCTGCTGCTGGCCCTGCCGGCCCTTGCCCATGCCGAGGACGCCCAGCGCCCGGAAGTGACCGCCGCCGCGCAGCGCCTGCAGGCCAAGGTGGTTGAATGGCGACGCGATTTCCATCAGCACCCGGAACTGTCCAACCGCGAGGAGCGGACCTCCGCCGAGGTCGCCAAGCGCCTGCGTGCGATGGGACTGAAGCCGAAGACCGGCATTGCCCATCATGGCGTGGTGGCGATCATCGAAGGCGGCAAGCCAGGCCCGAAGATCGCCCTGCGCGCGGACATGGATGCCCTGCCGGTGACCGAGCAGACCGGCCTGCCGTTCGCCTCCAAGGCCACCGCGCAGTACCGCGGGCAGACCGTAGGCGTGATGCACGCCTGTGGCCATGATGCGCACACCGCGACCCTGCTGGGCGTGGCCGAAGCGCTGGTGGCGATGAAGAAGGACCTGCCCGGCCAGGTGATGCTGATCTTCCAGCCGTCCGAGGAAGGCGCGCCGCCGCCGGAGGAGGGCGGTGCTGCGCTGATGCTGAAGGAAGGCCTGTTTGCCGACTTCAAGCCCGAGGCGGTGTTCGGGCTGCATGTGTTTTCCAGCGTGCAGGCAGGGCAGATCGCGGTGCGCGGTGGCCCGTTGATGGCCGCGTCCGATCGTTTCGGCATCAAGGTGATCGGCCGGCAGACACATGGCTCTGCACCGTGGAACGGCGTCGACCCGATTGTGGCCACTGCCGATCTGATCGGCACCGCACAGACCATCGTCAGCCGCCGCGCCAACCTCTCCAAGCAGCCAGCAGTGCTGACCTTCGGCGCGATCAACGGTGGCATCCGCTACAACATCATTCCCGATGAAGTGGAGATGGTCGGCACCATCCGCACCTTCGACGAGGGCATGCGCCAGCAGATCTTCGCCGACCTGCGCAATGTGGCCGAGCACACCGCGGCCGCGCACGGCGCCAAGGCAGTGACCGACATCTACGAATCGGAGGGCAACCCGGCCACGGTAAACGACCCGGCGCTGACCGCGAAGATGCTGCCGAGCCTGCAGGCGGTGGTGGGCAAGGACAACGTGTACGAGCCGCCGCTGCAGATGGGCGCGGAGGATTTCTCGCTGTACGCGAAGGAGGTGCCGGGCATGTTCTTCTTCGTCGGCTCGACCAGCGTGGGCATCGATCCGGCGACGGCGCCGGCCAATCATTCGCCGAAGTTCCTGCTGGATGAGAAGGCGCTGGATGTTGGATTCCGTGCGCTGCTGCAGGTGAGCCTGGATTACCTGCATGGTGCCGGCACCCCGGCGGGGTGA
- a CDS encoding efflux RND transporter permease subunit, whose protein sequence is MGFSTIFIRRPIATSLLMAGLLLLGILGYRKLPVSALPEIDAPSLVVTTQYPGANATTMASLVTTPLERQFGQISGLELMTSDSSAGLSTIILQFSMDRDIDIAAQDVQAAIRQATLPSSLPYQPVYNRVNPADAAIVTLKLTSDTRPLRDVNNYADSILAQRLSQVQGVGLVSIAGNVRPAVRIQVNPAQLSNMGLTLEELRSALTQANVNAPKGSLNGKTQSYSIGTNDQLASAAEYRDTIISYKNGRPVRLSDVAEVVDGVENDQLAAWADGKPAVLLEVRRQPGANIVQTVERIRALLPQLQGVLPADVHLEVFSDRTETIRASVHEVQFTLILTIGLVVAVIFVFLRRFWATIIPSVAVPLSLAGTFAVMAFAGMSLDNLSLMALVVATGFVVDDAIVMIENIVRYIEQGKSGKEAAEIGARQIGFTVLSLTVSLVAVFLPLLLMPGVTGRLFHEFAWVLSIAVVLSMLISLTLTPMMCAYLLKPDALPEGEDAHERAAAAGKQNLWTRTVGLYERSLDWVLEHQPLTLAVAAAALVLTVLLYVLIPKGLLPEQDTGLITAVVQADQNIAFPQMEQRTKQVAEALRKDPDVTGVSAFIGAGSMNPTLNQGQLSIVLKERGERDGLDEILPRLQKSVAGIPGVALYLKPVQDVTLDTRVAATEYQYSLSDVDSAEVALQANRLTQALRQRPELADVDNNLSNQGRALELNIDRDKASVLGVPMQTIDDTLYDAFGQRQISTIFTELNQYRVVLEVAPQFRTSTALMEQLAVASNGAGALTGTNATSFGQVTSSNSSTATGIGAQNTGITVGAGSIIPLSALAEAKVSSAPLLVSHQQQLPAVTVSFNVAPGYSLSDAVKAIEETKASLDMPAHVHAQFIGKAAEFTGSQTDVVWLLLASLVVIYIVLGVLYESYIHPITIISTLPPAGVGALLALMVCGLSLSVDGIVGIVLLIGIVKKNGIMMVDFAIEARRTGANAREAIRRACLLRFRPIMMTTAAAMLGALPLALGTGIGSELRRPLGIAIVGGLLLSQLVTLYTTPVIYLYMERFSEWLARRREQRALRDGTLQEPQA, encoded by the coding sequence GTGGGCTTTTCGACGATCTTCATCCGCCGTCCCATCGCGACCTCGCTGTTGATGGCAGGTCTGTTGCTGCTGGGCATTCTTGGTTACCGCAAGCTGCCGGTGTCGGCGCTGCCGGAAATCGATGCGCCCAGCCTGGTGGTGACGACCCAGTACCCGGGTGCCAACGCCACCACCATGGCCTCGCTGGTGACCACGCCGCTGGAGCGCCAGTTCGGGCAGATCTCCGGCCTGGAACTGATGACCTCCGATTCCTCGGCGGGGTTGTCGACGATCATCCTGCAGTTCTCGATGGACCGCGACATCGACATCGCCGCACAGGACGTGCAGGCCGCAATCCGCCAGGCCACCCTGCCCTCGTCGCTGCCGTACCAGCCGGTCTACAACCGGGTGAACCCGGCCGACGCGGCCATCGTCACCCTGAAACTGACCTCGGACACGCGCCCGCTGCGTGACGTCAACAACTACGCCGACTCGATCCTCGCCCAGCGCCTGTCGCAGGTGCAGGGCGTGGGCCTGGTGTCGATCGCCGGCAACGTGCGCCCGGCCGTGCGCATCCAGGTCAATCCGGCGCAGCTGTCCAACATGGGCCTGACCCTGGAAGAGCTGCGCAGCGCGCTCACCCAGGCCAACGTCAATGCGCCGAAGGGCTCACTGAACGGCAAGACCCAGTCCTACAGCATCGGCACCAACGATCAGCTGGCCAGCGCCGCCGAATACCGCGACACCATCATCAGCTACAAGAACGGCCGCCCGGTGCGGCTGTCCGACGTAGCCGAAGTGGTCGACGGCGTGGAGAACGACCAGCTCGCCGCGTGGGCCGATGGCAAGCCGGCCGTGCTGCTGGAAGTACGGCGACAGCCGGGCGCCAACATCGTGCAGACGGTCGAGCGCATCCGCGCGCTGCTACCGCAGCTGCAGGGCGTGCTGCCGGCCGACGTGCATCTGGAAGTGTTCTCCGACCGTACAGAGACCATCCGTGCGTCGGTGCATGAAGTGCAGTTCACCCTGATCCTGACCATCGGCCTGGTGGTGGCGGTGATCTTCGTGTTCCTGCGCCGGTTCTGGGCCACCATCATTCCCTCGGTGGCGGTGCCGTTGTCGTTGGCCGGCACCTTCGCGGTGATGGCCTTTGCCGGTATGTCGCTGGATAACCTCTCGCTGATGGCGCTGGTGGTGGCCACCGGCTTCGTGGTCGACGATGCGATCGTGATGATCGAGAACATCGTGCGTTACATCGAACAAGGCAAGAGCGGCAAGGAAGCGGCCGAGATCGGTGCGCGCCAGATCGGCTTCACCGTGCTGTCGCTGACGGTTTCGCTGGTGGCGGTGTTCCTGCCGCTGCTGTTGATGCCCGGCGTCACCGGCCGCCTGTTCCACGAGTTCGCCTGGGTGTTGAGCATCGCGGTGGTGCTGTCGATGCTGATCTCGCTGACGCTCACCCCGATGATGTGTGCCTACCTGCTCAAGCCCGATGCGCTGCCGGAGGGCGAGGACGCGCACGAGCGTGCCGCCGCGGCAGGCAAGCAGAACCTGTGGACGCGCACCGTCGGCCTGTACGAGCGCAGCCTGGACTGGGTGCTGGAACACCAGCCCCTCACCTTGGCCGTGGCCGCTGCCGCGCTGGTGCTGACCGTGCTGCTGTACGTGTTGATTCCCAAGGGCCTGTTGCCCGAACAGGACACCGGTTTGATCACCGCCGTGGTCCAGGCCGACCAGAACATCGCGTTCCCGCAGATGGAGCAGCGCACCAAGCAGGTGGCCGAAGCGCTGCGCAAGGACCCGGACGTGACCGGCGTGTCGGCCTTCATCGGCGCCGGCAGCATGAACCCCACGCTCAACCAGGGCCAGCTGTCGATCGTGCTGAAAGAGCGCGGCGAGCGTGATGGACTGGATGAGATCCTGCCGCGCCTGCAGAAGTCCGTCGCCGGCATTCCCGGCGTGGCCCTGTACCTGAAACCGGTACAGGACGTGACCCTGGATACCCGCGTGGCCGCCACCGAGTACCAGTACTCGCTGTCGGACGTGGACAGCGCGGAGGTTGCACTGCAGGCCAACCGCCTGACCCAGGCACTGCGCCAGCGCCCGGAACTGGCCGACGTCGACAACAATCTGTCCAACCAGGGCCGCGCGCTTGAACTGAACATCGACCGCGACAAGGCCAGCGTGCTGGGCGTGCCGATGCAGACCATCGACGATACGCTCTACGATGCGTTCGGCCAGCGCCAGATCTCGACCATCTTCACCGAGCTCAACCAGTACCGGGTAGTGCTGGAAGTGGCGCCGCAGTTCCGCACCAGCACGGCGCTGATGGAACAGCTGGCGGTCGCCTCCAACGGCGCTGGCGCGCTGACCGGCACCAACGCCACCAGCTTCGGCCAGGTCACCTCGTCCAACTCGTCCACCGCCACCGGGATCGGTGCGCAGAACACCGGCATCACCGTCGGTGCGGGCAGCATCATCCCGTTGTCGGCGCTGGCCGAGGCCAAGGTGTCCAGCGCACCGCTGCTGGTCAGCCACCAGCAGCAGCTGCCGGCGGTGACGGTGTCCTTCAACGTTGCGCCGGGCTATTCGCTGTCCGATGCGGTCAAGGCCATCGAAGAGACCAAGGCCAGCCTGGACATGCCGGCGCACGTGCATGCGCAGTTCATCGGCAAGGCCGCCGAGTTCACCGGCAGCCAGACCGACGTGGTGTGGCTGCTGCTGGCCTCGCTGGTGGTGATCTACATCGTGCTGGGCGTGCTGTACGAGAGCTACATCCACCCGATCACGATCATCTCGACCCTGCCGCCGGCCGGCGTCGGTGCGCTGCTGGCACTGATGGTCTGTGGCCTGAGCCTGTCGGTGGATGGCATCGTCGGCATCGTGCTGCTGATCGGCATCGTCAAGAAGAACGGCATCATGATGGTCGACTTCGCCATCGAGGCGCGGCGCACCGGCGCCAACGCGCGCGAGGCCATCCGCCGCGCCTGCCTGCTGCGCTTCCGCCCGATCATGATGACCACCGCAGCGGCGATGCTCGGCGCGTTGCCGCTGGCGCTGGGCACCGGCATCGGCTCGGAACTGCGTCGCCCGCTGGGCATCGCCATCGTCGGCGGCCTGCTGCTCTCGCAGCTGGTGACCCTGTACACCACGCCGGTGATCTACCTGTACATGGAACGCTTCTCGGAATGGCTTGCACGTCGCCGCGAACAGCGCGCGCTGCGCGATGGCACGCTGCAGGAGCCGCAGGCATGA
- the queF gene encoding NADPH-dependent 7-cyano-7-deazaguanine reductase QueF (Catalyzes the NADPH-dependent reduction of 7-cyano-7-deazaguanine (preQ0) to 7-aminomethyl-7-deazaguanine (preQ1) in queuosine biosynthesis) — MNTPQDSSLGREVSYPSQYDPGLLFPIPRVGARAEIGLDEAALPFVGHDRWHAFELSWLDPRGKPQVAVATVQVPCTSPRLIESKSFKLYLNSLNSTRLDSADALRERLVADLSACAGAPVQVAFGLPPLHESPLGESIDGLDVDIDCYGPPQADYLAADAGNVVEETLVSALLKSNCPVTGQPDWATVSLRYHGPKIDRAGLLRYLVSYREHAEFHEQCVERIFSEVSARCQPQWLEVEARYTRRGGLDINPWRASPGIAAPAATYRELRQ, encoded by the coding sequence ATGAACACCCCACAGGATTCCAGCCTCGGTCGCGAGGTCAGTTACCCGTCGCAGTACGATCCCGGCCTGCTGTTTCCCATCCCTCGCGTCGGCGCCCGCGCCGAGATCGGCCTCGACGAGGCCGCGCTGCCGTTCGTTGGCCACGACCGCTGGCACGCCTTCGAGCTGAGCTGGCTCGACCCCCGTGGCAAACCGCAGGTCGCTGTCGCCACCGTGCAGGTGCCGTGCACCTCGCCGCGGCTCATCGAGTCGAAGTCGTTCAAGCTGTACCTCAACTCGCTCAACAGCACCCGCCTGGACAGCGCCGACGCCCTGCGCGAGCGCCTCGTCGCCGATCTGTCTGCCTGCGCCGGTGCCCCGGTCCAGGTGGCGTTCGGGCTGCCGCCGCTGCACGAGTCGCCGCTGGGCGAGTCGATCGATGGCCTTGATGTGGACATCGACTGCTACGGCCCGCCGCAGGCGGATTATCTTGCCGCCGATGCGGGCAACGTGGTGGAAGAGACCCTGGTCTCTGCCTTGCTGAAGTCCAACTGCCCGGTCACCGGCCAGCCCGACTGGGCCACGGTCAGCCTGCGCTATCACGGCCCGAAAATTGATCGTGCCGGCCTGCTGCGTTATCTGGTCAGCTACCGCGAGCACGCCGAGTTCCACGAACAGTGCGTGGAGCGCATCTTCAGCGAGGTCTCCGCACGCTGCCAGCCGCAGTGGCTGGAAGTGGAGGCGCGCTACACCCGTCGCGGTGGCCTGGACATCAACCCGTGGCGCGCCAGCCCCGGTATCGCCGCCCCGGCCGCGACCTACCGCGAACTGCGACAATAA
- a CDS encoding LysM peptidoglycan-binding domain-containing protein, with the protein MSTEKKADFSGVSGSVDSTAQQVPKADFSGVSASVDSTAEVVSGGTYTVQKGDSLSKIAKQHLGDANAWKKIFEANRDVLDDPDKIFPGQTLKLPPK; encoded by the coding sequence ATGAGTACCGAGAAGAAAGCCGATTTCTCCGGCGTCAGTGGCAGCGTCGACAGTACCGCCCAGCAGGTCCCCAAGGCGGACTTTTCCGGCGTCAGCGCCTCGGTGGACAGTACCGCCGAAGTGGTCAGCGGTGGCACCTACACCGTGCAGAAGGGTGATTCGCTTTCGAAGATCGCCAAGCAGCATCTGGGCGATGCCAACGCCTGGAAGAAGATCTTCGAAGCCAACCGCGATGTGCTCGACGACCCGGACAAGATCTTCCCGGGCCAGACCCTGAAACTGCCGCCGAAGTAA
- a CDS encoding efflux RND transporter permease subunit has protein sequence MNLSGPFIRRPIGTALLAIGLFMVGVICYLRLGVSALPNIEIPVIFVHASQSGADAATMASTVTAPLERHLGQLPGIDRMRSSSSEGSSLVFMIFQSDRNIDSAALDVQTAINSAQADLPSGMGSPMYQKANPNDDPVIAIALTSQTQSADELYNVADSLLAQRIRQIGGVASVDIAGASTPAVRVDVNLRLMNALGLTADDLRNAVRAANVTSPTGFLSDGNTTTAIIANDSVARAADFADLVVKTQGDGRVIRLKDIANVYDGQQDAYQAAWFDHKPAVVMYVFTRAGANIVETVDRVKAQIPALRDYLQPGTTMTPYFDRTPTIRSSLHEVQITLLISLAMVVLTMALFLRRLAPTLIAAVTVPLSLAGAALVMYVMGFTLNNLSLLALVIAIGFVVDDAIVVIENIMRHLDEGMPRMQAAFAGAREIGFTIVSITASLVAVFIPLLFASGMMGAFFREFTVTLVAAIVVSMIVSLTLTPALCSRFLSAHDHKAAPSRFGRWLDAGHERMLRIYTVFLDFSLRHALLLSLTPLILIGVTIFLFGAVKKGAFPPQDTGLIWGRANSSATVSFEDMVSRQRRITDMLMADPAVKTVGVRLGSGRQGSSAQFNVELKSRKEGRRETTAHALARLSAKADRYPDLQLRLRAIQDLPSNDGGGNSQGAQYRVSLQGNDLAALQEWLPKLQAALKKNPKLRDVGTDVDNAGLRQNIEIDRAKAARLGISVGAIDGALYGAFGQRQISTIYSDINQYSVVVNALPSQTATPSALDEVHVRARNGEMVPITAVARQAPGLAPSQITHENQYTTMDLSYNLAPGVSMGEAKAIIDSTVAGMRMPGDIRLADDAGFGFNSDPSDMLILVLAAILTVYLVLGILYESLIHPVTILSTLPAAGVGALLALFGTNTELSVISMIALVLLIGIVKKNAIMMIDFALVAQREHGLTPREAAREASIVRFRPIMMTTMVAILAAVPLAIGLGEGSELRRPLGIAMIGGLLFSQSLTLLSTPALYVIFSCLAERWKARRARRREAKLLRRAQRA, from the coding sequence ATGAACCTGTCCGGCCCCTTCATCCGCCGTCCGATCGGCACTGCGCTGCTGGCCATCGGTTTGTTCATGGTCGGCGTGATCTGTTACCTGCGGCTGGGCGTGTCGGCGTTGCCGAACATCGAGATCCCGGTGATCTTCGTGCACGCCAGCCAGTCCGGTGCGGACGCGGCAACCATGGCTTCCACGGTGACCGCACCGCTGGAACGCCATCTCGGCCAGCTGCCGGGCATCGACCGCATGCGCTCGTCGAGCTCGGAAGGCAGCTCGCTGGTGTTCATGATCTTCCAGAGCGATCGCAACATCGATTCGGCCGCGCTGGACGTACAGACGGCGATCAATTCGGCGCAGGCCGACCTGCCCTCGGGCATGGGCTCGCCGATGTACCAGAAGGCGAACCCGAACGACGACCCGGTGATCGCCATCGCGCTGACCTCGCAGACGCAGTCCGCCGATGAGCTGTACAACGTCGCCGACTCGCTGCTGGCCCAGCGCATCCGCCAGATCGGCGGTGTCGCCTCGGTGGATATCGCCGGCGCGTCGACGCCGGCAGTGCGGGTGGACGTCAACCTGCGCCTGATGAACGCGCTGGGACTGACCGCCGACGACCTGCGCAATGCCGTGCGCGCGGCCAACGTGACCTCGCCCACCGGCTTCCTCAGCGATGGCAACACCACCACCGCGATCATCGCCAACGATTCGGTCGCACGCGCCGCCGACTTCGCCGATCTGGTGGTCAAGACCCAGGGCGACGGCCGGGTGATCCGCCTGAAGGACATCGCCAACGTCTACGACGGCCAGCAGGACGCCTACCAGGCCGCATGGTTCGATCACAAACCGGCCGTGGTGATGTATGTGTTCACCCGTGCCGGCGCCAACATCGTCGAAACCGTGGACCGGGTGAAGGCGCAGATTCCCGCGTTGCGCGACTACCTGCAGCCGGGCACCACGATGACGCCCTACTTCGACCGCACCCCGACCATCCGTTCGTCGCTGCATGAAGTGCAGATCACCCTGCTGATCAGCCTGGCGATGGTGGTGCTGACGATGGCGCTGTTCCTGCGCCGGTTGGCGCCGACGTTGATTGCCGCAGTCACCGTGCCGCTGTCGCTGGCCGGTGCCGCGCTGGTGATGTACGTGATGGGCTTCACCCTGAACAACCTGAGCCTGCTGGCGCTGGTGATCGCGATCGGCTTCGTGGTCGACGATGCGATCGTGGTGATCGAGAACATCATGCGCCACCTCGACGAGGGCATGCCGCGGATGCAGGCGGCCTTCGCCGGTGCGCGCGAGATCGGCTTCACCATCGTCTCGATCACTGCCTCGCTGGTGGCAGTGTTCATTCCGCTGCTGTTCGCCAGCGGCATGATGGGCGCGTTCTTCCGCGAGTTCACCGTCACCCTGGTGGCGGCCATCGTGGTGTCGATGATCGTTTCACTGACGCTGACCCCGGCGTTGTGCAGCCGCTTCCTCAGCGCGCACGACCACAAGGCGGCACCGTCGCGCTTCGGCCGCTGGCTCGATGCCGGTCACGAGCGGATGTTGCGCATCTACACCGTGTTCCTTGATTTTTCGCTGCGCCATGCGCTGCTGCTGTCGTTGACGCCGTTGATCCTGATCGGCGTCACCATCTTCCTGTTCGGTGCGGTGAAGAAGGGTGCGTTCCCGCCGCAGGACACCGGCCTGATCTGGGGCCGTGCCAACTCCAGTGCGACGGTGTCCTTCGAGGACATGGTCAGCCGCCAGCGCCGCATCACCGACATGCTGATGGCCGACCCGGCGGTGAAGACCGTGGGCGTACGCCTGGGCAGTGGCCGCCAAGGCTCCAGCGCGCAGTTCAATGTCGAACTGAAGTCGCGCAAGGAAGGCCGCCGCGAGACCACCGCACATGCACTGGCACGACTGAGTGCGAAGGCCGACCGTTACCCGGACCTGCAGCTGCGCCTGCGCGCGATCCAGGACCTTCCCAGCAATGATGGTGGTGGCAACAGCCAGGGCGCGCAGTACCGCGTCTCGCTGCAGGGCAACGACCTGGCCGCGCTGCAGGAATGGCTGCCCAAGCTGCAGGCGGCGTTGAAGAAGAACCCGAAGCTGCGTGATGTCGGCACCGACGTCGACAACGCCGGGCTGCGCCAGAACATCGAGATCGACCGTGCCAAGGCCGCGCGCCTGGGCATCTCGGTCGGTGCCATCGACGGTGCGCTGTACGGCGCCTTCGGCCAGCGCCAGATCTCGACCATCTACTCGGACATCAACCAGTACAGCGTGGTGGTCAACGCGCTGCCGTCGCAGACCGCCACGCCCTCGGCGCTGGACGAAGTGCACGTGCGCGCACGCAACGGCGAGATGGTACCGATCACAGCGGTGGCCAGGCAGGCGCCGGGCCTGGCGCCCTCGCAGATCACCCATGAAAACCAGTACACGACGATGGACCTGAGTTACAACCTCGCCCCCGGCGTCAGCATGGGCGAGGCCAAGGCCATCATCGACAGCACCGTGGCCGGCATGCGCATGCCCGGTGACATCCGCCTGGCCGATGACGCGGGCTTCGGCTTCAACTCCGACCCCAGCGACATGCTGATCCTGGTGCTGGCGGCGATCCTGACCGTCTATCTGGTGCTGGGCATCCTGTACGAAAGCCTGATCCACCCGGTGACGATCCTGTCCACGCTGCCGGCGGCCGGCGTGGGTGCGTTGCTGGCGCTGTTCGGCACCAACACCGAACTGTCGGTGATCTCGATGATCGCGCTGGTGTTGCTGATCGGCATCGTCAAGAAGAACGCGATCATGATGATCGACTTCGCGCTGGTGGCGCAGCGCGAACATGGGCTGACCCCGCGCGAGGCGGCACGGGAAGCCAGCATCGTGCGTTTCCGCCCGATCATGATGACCACGATGGTGGCGATCCTGGCGGCGGTGCCGCTGGCGATCGGCCTGGGCGAAGGTTCCGAGCTGCGTCGCCCGCTGGGCATCGCGATGATCGGCGGCCTGCTGTTCTCGCAGAGCCTGACCCTGCTCAGCACGCCAGCGCTGTACGTGATCTTCTCGTGCCTGGCCGAGCGCTGGAAGGCACGGCGTGCACGCAGGCGTGAGGCGAAGCTGCTCAGGCGTGCGCAGCGGGCGTAG
- a CDS encoding efflux RND transporter periplasmic adaptor subunit, translated as MSRVWKIVLLVVAVLVLAVVGLRVLGGGKDKATGQEAGARQGGEDPDAGPVPVTVIDAARQDVPVYASALGTVTAMNTVTVSPQVGGQLMSLNFREGQEVKKGDVLAVIDPRTAQASYDQAVASKRQNEALLATARSNYQRSNAPEYRQFVAKTDLDTQRNQVAQYESAVAANEASMRSAQVQLQYTKVTAPITGIAGIRAVDAGNVVNAGTALVTLTQIHPIHVLFNLPERQLGDVRQAQAAGSVPVAALDRADSHVLSGDGKLDVVDNLISADSGTFKARAVFDNTDNGLWPGQFVNVRMQLRTIGGGVVIPTQAVLRGPDGEYVYVVQGDNTVKMQTVRSGVEVGDSQVQIAEGLKGGERVVSEGQFRLKPGSKVTALKPGETPAAPTEAELKAAEQKSGGSGRRGGGPR; from the coding sequence ATGTCACGTGTTTGGAAGATCGTGCTGCTGGTCGTGGCGGTACTGGTGCTGGCCGTGGTTGGCCTGCGCGTACTCGGTGGCGGCAAGGACAAAGCCACTGGGCAGGAAGCCGGTGCCCGCCAGGGCGGTGAGGATCCCGATGCCGGCCCGGTGCCGGTGACCGTGATCGATGCCGCACGCCAGGACGTGCCGGTGTATGCCAGCGCGCTGGGCACGGTAACCGCGATGAACACCGTGACCGTCAGCCCGCAGGTGGGCGGCCAGCTGATGAGCCTCAATTTCCGCGAAGGCCAGGAAGTGAAGAAGGGCGACGTGCTGGCGGTGATCGACCCGCGCACCGCCCAGGCCAGCTATGACCAGGCCGTCGCCTCCAAGCGCCAGAACGAGGCCCTGCTGGCCACCGCGCGCTCGAACTACCAGCGCTCGAACGCGCCGGAGTACCGCCAGTTCGTGGCCAAGACCGATCTGGATACACAACGAAACCAGGTGGCACAGTACGAAAGCGCAGTCGCCGCCAATGAAGCGAGCATGCGCTCGGCGCAGGTGCAGCTGCAGTACACCAAGGTCACCGCCCCGATCACCGGCATCGCCGGCATCCGCGCGGTCGACGCCGGCAATGTGGTCAACGCCGGCACCGCACTGGTCACCCTGACCCAGATCCATCCGATCCACGTGCTGTTCAACCTGCCCGAGCGCCAGCTCGGCGACGTGCGCCAGGCGCAGGCCGCCGGCAGCGTACCGGTTGCAGCGCTGGACCGCGCCGATTCGCACGTGCTCAGCGGCGACGGCAAGCTGGACGTGGTCGACAACCTGATCAGTGCCGACAGCGGCACCTTCAAGGCGCGGGCGGTGTTCGACAACACCGACAACGGCCTGTGGCCGGGCCAGTTCGTCAATGTGCGCATGCAGTTGCGCACCATCGGCGGCGGCGTGGTGATCCCCACCCAGGCGGTGCTGCGTGGCCCCGATGGCGAGTACGTCTACGTTGTGCAGGGCGACAACACGGTGAAGATGCAGACCGTGCGCAGCGGCGTGGAAGTGGGCGACAGCCAGGTGCAGATCGCCGAAGGCCTGAAGGGCGGCGAGCGCGTGGTCAGCGAAGGCCAGTTCCGCCTGAAGCCGGGCAGCAAGGTGACCGCGCTGAAACCGGGCGAAACGCCGGCCGCGCCGACCGAGGCCGAACTGAAGGCCGCCGAACAGAAAAGTGGCGGCAGCGGCCGTCGTGGTGGTGGTCCGCGCTGA